In the genome of Streptomyces sp. Tu 3180, the window GGCGGGGTCCGGAACACGACCGCCGCGTCACCGGGAGGTGAACACCCGCATGAGTGAGCGCGCGCGCATACGCGCGTAGTCTCGTCCCGAGTGTTCGCCGCACCGGGGAAGGCCCCGACGGGACCGCACCCGCACGTCACGACTAGGGTCGGCTGCCGGGCCCGGTCGACCCACACCGTTCGGCCACAGCAACTTCACATCGGAAGCGAGAATTCACCACCGTGACTGCTCTCACTCTCAGCACCGCCGCGGTGCCCGGCCTGCGGGCCGACGCGATCGTGATCGGTGTCGCCAAGGGCGCTGCGTCAAAGACCTCGGGCCCGGTCGTCGCACCGGGCGCCGAGGCCGTGGACCAGGCGTACGACGGCAGGCTCGCCGGCGTCCTGGAGACCCTCGGGGCCTCCGGCGCCGAGGGCGAGGTGACGAAGCTCCCCGCGCCGGCCGGCTTCAAGGCGCCGCTCGTGGTGGCGGTGGGCCTGGGCGCCCAGCCCGAGAAGGACGCCGCCTACGACGCCGAGGCACTGCGCAAGGCCGCCGGCGTGGCCGCCCGCGCCCTCGCCGGCACGAAGAAGGCCGCGTTCGCCCTGCCGCTGACGGACGCCGCCGACGCCGGCGCGGTCGCCGAGGGCGTGCTGCTCGGCGCCTACTCCTTCGACGCCTACAAGGGCAACGCGGCTCCGGGTGACGCCGCCAGGAACGGCAAGGCCCCGCTGGCCGAGGCCGCGCTGCTCGGCGGCAAGCCCCGCGACAAGGCGTACAAGGCCGCGCTCGAGCGGGCCACCGCCGTCGCCGAGGAGCTCAACCGCGCCCGCGACCTGGTCAACACCCCGCCGAACGACCTCAACCCCGAGGCGTTCGCGGCCGTCGCCCAGGCGGCGGCCAAGGAGCACGGCATCAAGGTGCAGGTGCTCGACGAGAAGGCCCTGGCCAAGGGCGGCTACGGCGGCATCCTCGGCGTGGGCGCCGGCTCGGCGTCGGGCCCCCGCCTGGTGAAGCTGTCCTACACCTCGTCCAAGGCGAAGCGGCACCTCGCCTTCGTCGGCAAGGGCATCACCTACGACTCGGGCGGCATCTCGCTGAAGCCGGCCGGTCACAACGAGACGATGAAGTGCGACATGAGCGGTGCCGCCGCCGTGTTCGCCGCGGTCGTCGCCGCCGCCCGCCTCGGCCTGGAGGTCAACGTCACCGGCTGGCTGGCGCTGGCCGAGAACATGCCGTCCGGTTCCGCCACCCGTCCGGGTGACGTGCTGCGCATGTACAGCGGCAAGACCGTGGAGGTGCTCAACACCGACGCCGAGGGCCGTCTCGTCCTCGCCGACGCGCTGTGGGCCGCATCCCAGGAGAAGCCGGACGCGATCGTGGACGTCGCGACCCTGACCGGCGCGATGATGCTGGCGCTGGGCAGCCGCACGTTCGGGATCATGGCGAACGACGACGCGTTCCGCACCGCGGTGCACGAGGCCGCCGAGCAGGTCGGCGAGCCGGCGTGGCCGATGCCGCTGCCGGAGCACCTGCGCAAGGGGATGGACTCGGCCACGGCCGACATCGCCAACATGGGCGAGCGGATGGGCGGCGGGCTGGTCGCCGGCCTGTTCCTGCGCGAGTTCGTCGGCGAGGGCATCACCTGGGCCCACCTCGACATCGCCGGCCCGGCCTTCAACGAGGGCGGCCCCTTCGGGTACACGCCGAAGGGCGGCACGGGGTCGGCGGTGCGGACGCTGGTCCGCCTCGCGGAACTGGCCTCGGCCGGCGAGCTGGGCTGAGTTCCCGCCGACGGGGCCTCGCACGCGGACGGGCGAGGCCCCCGGCGCCCCGCGGCCGCGTTCCCCGCGGAACGTGGGGTGTCTCACACCCCGGCCCCGCGTCTCGTCCGGTGCCGACAAGTGCGAAGATGGGGCTCGGCAGGACAGGGCCCCCACCGAAGGGCCGAAGGCAACAAGCGGCCGCACACCAGCCGCCGACCGGTCACTGGAGACCGGCGTGGCGCACATGCATGGAGGACGTGACGTGGCGAACGACGCCAGCACCGTTTTCGACCTAGTGATCCTCGGCGGCGGCAGCGGTGGTTACGCCGCGGCCCTGCGCGGGGCGCAGCTGGGCCTGGACGTCGCCCTGATCGAGAAGGACAAGGTCGGCGGTACCTGCCTGCACCGGGGATGCATCCCCACCAAGGCCCTGCTGCACGCGGGCGAGATCGCCGACCAGGCCCGCGAGAGCGAGCAGTTCGGCGTGAAGGCCAGCTTCGAGGGCATCGACGTACCGGCCGTCCACAAGTACAAGGACGACGTGATCTCGGGCCTCTACAAGGGCCTGCAGGGTCTGATCGCCTCCCGCAAGGTGACCTACATCGAGGGTGAGGGCCGGCTGTCCTCCCCCACCTCCGTCGACGTGAACGGGCAGCGCGTGCAGGGCCGCCACGTCCTGCTGGCGACCGGCTCCGTGCCGAAGTCGCTGCCGGGCCTGGACATCGACGGCGAGCGCATCATCTCCTCCGACCACGCCCTCGTCCTGGACCGCGTGCCGAAGTCCGCGATCGTCCTGGGCGGCGGTGTCATCGGCGTCGAGTTCGCCTCCGCGTGGAAGTCCTTCGGCACCGACGTCACGATCATCGAGGGCATGAAGCACCTCGTGCCGGTCGAGGACGAGAACTCCTCCAAGCTGCTGGAGCGCGCCTTCCGCAAGCGCGGCATCAAGTTCAACCTGGGCACCTTCTTCCAGAAGGCCGAGTACACCCAGGACGGCGTGAAGGTCACCCTGGCGGACGGCAAGGAGTTCGAGGCCGAGATCCTGCTCGTCGCCGTCGGCCGCGGCCCGGTCTCCCAGGGCCTGGGCTACGAGGAGGCCGGGATCGCCATGGACCGCGGCTACGTCCTGGTCGACGAGTACATGCGCACCAACGTCCCGACCGTCTCCGCCGTCGGCGACCTGGTCCCGACCCTCCAGCTCGCGCACGTCGGCTTCGCCGAGGGCATCCTGGTGGCGGAGCGCCTGGCCGGCCTGAAGACGGTTCCGATCGACTACGACGGTGTCCCGCGGGTGACGTACTGCCACCCGGAGGTCGCCTCCGTCGGCATCACCGAGGCCAAGGCCAAGGAGATCTACGGCGCGGACAAGGTCGTCGCTCTGAAGTACAACCTGGCGGGCAACGGCAGGAGCAAGATCCTCAAGACCGCGGGCGAGATCAAGCTCGTCCAGGTCAAGGACGGTGCGGTGGTCGGCGTCCACATGGTCGGGGACCGCATGGGCGAGCAGGTCGGCGAGGCCCAGCTGATCTACAACTGGGAGGCGCTGCCGGCCGAGGTCGCCCAGCTCATCCACGCCCACCCGACGCAGAACGAGGCGCTCGGCGAGGCCCACCTGGCCCTGGCCGGCAAGCCCCTCCACTCCCACGACTGACGCCTTCGGTCACCGGGCGCGACGACACAGACTTCCGCACTTTTAAAGGAGCAACCGAAACCATGGCGGTTTCCGTAACCCTTCCGGCGCTCGGCGAGAGCGTCACCGAGGGCACTGTCACCCGCTGGCTGAAGGCCGAGGGCGAGCGCGTCGAGGCCGACGAGCCGCTGCTCGAGGTCTCCACCGACAAGGTCGACACCGAGATCCCCGCTCCCGCCTCCGGCGTGCTGTCCTCCATCAAGGTCGCCGAGGACGAGACGGTCGAGGTCGGCGCCGAGCTCGCGCTGATCGACGACGGCAGCGGCGCCCCGGCGGCCGCCCCGGCCGCCGAGCAGGCCCCCGCCGAGCAGGCCGCCCCGCCGGCCCCCGAGCCGGCCCCGGCCGCCCAGCCGTCCACCGAGCAGCCCGCCCCGGCTCCGGCGCCCACCGCCGAGGCCGCGGCCGGCGGCGGCTCCGCCCAGGGCACGGACGTGGTCCTGCCCGCGCTCGGCGAGTCCGTCACCGAGGGCACCGTCACCCGCTGGCTGAAGTCGGTCGGTGACACCGTCGAGGCCGACGAGCCGCTGCTGGAGGTGTCGACGGACAAGGTCGACACCGAGATCCCCGCCCCCGCCTCCGGCACGCTGCTCGAGATCGTGGTCGGCGAGGACGAGACCGCCGAGGTCGGCGCCAAGCTCGCCGTCATCGGCGAGGCCGGTGCCGCCCCGGCCCCGGCTGCCGCTCCGGCCGCCCCCGAGGCCCCGGCGCAGCCCGAGCCCGCCCCGGCCCCGCAGCCGGCCGCCCCGGCTCCCGCGCCGGCCCCGGCCGCTCCGGCTCCCGCCCCGGCCCCGCAGGCGGCTCCGGCCCCGGCCCCGCAGCCGGTCACCCCGGCTCCCGCGCCGGCCCCGGCCGCTCCGGCTCCGGCCCCGGCCGCCGCCCCGGCCGCCGCCCAGCCGACGGACGAGGGCGCCTACGTGACCCCGCTGGTGCGCAAGCTCGCCGCCGAGAACGGCGTCGACCTGTCCACCGTCAAGGGCACCGGCGTCGGCGGCCGCATCCGCAAGCAGGACGTCCTCGCCGCCGCCGAGGCCGCGAAGGCCGCCGCCGCCCCGGCTCCGGCTCCGGCCGCCGCCCCGGCCGCGCCCGCCGCGAAGAAGGCCCCCGTCCTGGAGGCCTCCCCGCTGCGCGGCCAGACCGTGAAGATGCCGCGGATCCGCAAGGTCATCGGCGACAACATGGTCAAGGCCCTGCACGAGCAGGCCCAGCTGTCCTCGGTCGTCGAGGTCGACGTCACCCGCCTGATGAAGCTGCGCGCCCGGGCCAAGGACGCGTTCGCGGCGCGCGAGGGCGTCAAGCTCTCCCCGATGCCGTTCTTCGTCAAGGCCGCGGCCCAGGCGCTGAAGGCCCACCCGGCCATCAACGCCAAGATCAACGAGGCCGAGGGGACCATCACCTACTTCGACACCGAGAACATCGGTATCGCGGTGGACTCCGAGAAGGGCCTGATGACCCCGGTCATCAAGAACGCCGGTGACCTCAACATCGCCGGCATCGCCAAGGCCACGGCGGAGCTCGCGGGCAAGGTCCGGGGCAACAAGATCACTCCGGACGAGCTGTCCGGCGCGACCTTCACCATCTCCAACACCGGTTCGCGCGGCGCGCTGTTCGACACGATCATCGTGCCCCCGGGCCAGGTCGCGATCCTCGGCATCGGCGCCACGGTGAAGCGCCCGGCCGTCATCGAGACGGAGGAGGGCACGGTCATCGGCGTCCGCGACATGACCTACCTGACCCTCTCCTACGACCACCGCCTGGTGGACGGCGCCGACGCGGCCCGTTACCTGACGGCGGTCAAGGCGATCCTGGAGGCGGGCGAGTTCGAGGTCGAGCTCGGCCTGTGATCCCCGGCCGCACCCGGCCGGCATACGACGGTGCCCCCGTCCGGAACCCTCCGGACGGGGGCACCGTCGTATGCCGGCCGGGTGCGGCCGTAGGGAACGTGTAAGCCTCGTCTCACCTGGGCGAAAGCCCCCGTGCGCCCCTCCCGCGCGGCGCGGCGGCCGTATTGTCTAAGCGTCAACGCCCTCAGGGGTCCCGCCCGCCGCCCGACCACCGCCCCTCAACGAGGCCTTCGGGCCGCCGCATTGGATCTGAGCCCCCGTCTAAGGAGCCCCTCATGACCGCGCCCGTCGTCCACTCGCTGCGCGAACAGATCCGCGAGCACATCCTGGAAGGGATCATCAGCGGGCGCTGGCAGCCGGGTGAGCGGATCGTGGAGCGGCGGATCGCGACCGAGCTGGAGGTCAGCCAGACGCCGGTGCGGGAGGCGCTGCGCGAGCTGGAGTCGCTGCGGCTGATCGAGTCGGCACCGAACAAGGGCGTGCGGGTGCGCAACCTGACGGCCGCCGACCTGGAGGAGAGCTACCCCGTCCGGGCCGGCCTGGAGGCGATCGCGGCGGAGCTGGCGGCGGAGCGGCTGGCACAGGACTGCTCGGCGCTCGAGCCGCACGTCGCCGCCCTGTACGAGGCCGACCGCCTGGCCGACGGCACGGGTCAGGTGCGGCACACGGTCGCCTTCCACCGCGAGCTGGTCCGCGCGGCCGGCAACTCGGTGCTGCTGCACACCTGGGAGGGCCTGGGCATCGAGGTCTTCACCGCGCTGTCCATCCGCTGGCTGGGCACGGTCCAGCAGTCGTACGCCGAGGAGCACGAGGAACTGGTCGCCGCGTTCCGCCGGCGCGACCCCCGCATCGCGGAGCTGGTGAAGGCGCACGTCCTGGGATGCGCGCCCCGGGCATGAGCCGAGGGGTGCCCCGGGCTCCGGTCCCCGCACCGCTCCTCCTGCGCCCGCACCCGAGCAAAGCCCCGCTCATACGCGGTTTCACCTGCGAAAACTTTCCGAAAACACGTCACCCGGTGCCATTTTCGAAGGCACCGCGTGCCTACTTTCTCGCTATCAAGAGGTTTTGCCCCTCAACCCTTTGATCGATCATCGATCAGGGAGTTACAGTCGCCAGCGGGCTTGCACCCGAGCCCCAGCCCTGTCCTGCCAAAGACCAAGGGCACCCCCGAACCCTTACCGATGAGGGAACCCCCTTCGACTGAGGAAGGCGGCGACATGACCGACCCCAACGCCATCCAGCCGAGCGAGCTCGACCAGCTCCCGGACCGCGACCCCGAGGAGACCGCCGAGTGGCAGGCCTCCCTGGACGCCGTCACCGAGGCGGCCGGGCCGCACCGTGCCGCGTACCTGATGCGCCGCACACTGGAGCGCGCCGAGGGCGCCGGCATCGCGCTGCCGAAGCTCCTCGAGACCGACTACGTCAACACCATCCCCACCTCCGCCGAGCCCGCCGTGGACGGCGACGAGGAGATGGAGTCCCGCATCACCGCGTGGAACCGCTGGAACGCGGCCGCGATGGTGACCCGCGGCAGCAAGTACGGCGTCGGCGGCCACATCGCCACCTTCGCCTCCGCGGCCTGGCTGTACGAGACCGGCTTCAACCACTTCTTCAAGGGCAAGGAGGGGGACGGCTCCGGCGACCAGCTCTACATCCAGGGCCACGCCTCCCCCGGCATCTACGCCCGCGCCTTCCTCGACGGCCGGCTGACCGAGCAGCACCTGGACAACTTCCGCCGCGAGGCGGGCGGCAACGGCCTGCCGTCGTACCCGCACCCGCGCCGCCTGCCCTGGCTGTGGGAGTTCCCGACGGTGTCGATGGGCCTCGGCCCGATCTCCGCGATCTACCAGGCGCGCTTCAACCGCTACCTGACCAACCGCGGCATCAAGGACGTCTCCGACTCGCACGTGTGGGCGTTCCTCGGCGACGGCGAGATGGACGAGCCCGAGTCGACGACCGCGCTCACCCTCGCCGCCCGCGAGCAGCTGGACAACCTCACCTTCGTCGTCAACTGCAACCTGCAGCGCCTCGACGGTCCGGTCCGCGCCAACTTCAAGATCGTGCAGGAGCTGGAGGCCCAGTTCCGCGGCGCCGGCTGGAACGTGATCAAGACCCTGTGGGGCACCGCCTGGGACGAGCTGTTCCGGCTCGACACCACCGGCGCGCTGGTCCGCCGGCTGCGCGAGGTGCCGGACGCCCAGGTGCAGACCTACCAGACGCGCGACGCCGCCTACATCCGCCAGGACTTCTTCGGCAAGGACCCGGCGCTCGTCGAGATGGCGAAGCTGCTGAGCGACGACAAGATCCTCGAGTGCTTCCACCTCTCCCGCGGCGGCCACGAGCCCCGCAAGGTGTACGCCGCCTACCGGGCCGCGCTCGCCCACAAGGGCGCACCGACCGTGATCCTGGCGCAGACGGTCAAGGGCCACACCCTCGGTGAGGGCTTCGCCTCGAAGAACGCCAACCACCAGATGAAGAAGCTGACGGTGGACGAGTTCAAGGCGATGCGCGACCGCCTCGGCCTGCCGATCAAGGACAGCGACTTCGTCGACGGCCAGGTGCCCTACGCCCACCCGGGCGCCGACTCCCCCGAGGTCCGCTACCTCCAGGAGCGCCGCGCCGCCCTCGGCGGTCCGGCCCCGGCCCGCCGCGTCCACCCGGTCGCGCCGCTGCCGCTCCCCGCCGACAAGGCGTTCGCCGCCTTCGACAAGGGCTCCGGCTCGCAGAACGTGGCCACCACCATGGCGTTCGTCCGCCTGGTCAAGGACCTGGTCCGCGACAAGGAGACCGGGAAGCGCTGGGTGCCGATCGTCCCCGACGAGGCGCGCACCTTCGGCATGGAGAGCCTCTTCCCGTCCCTCGGCATCTACTCGCCGATGGGCCAGACGTACGAGCCGGTCGACCGCGACCAGCTGATGTACTACAAGGAGGCCAAGAACGGCCAGATCTTCAACGAGGGGATCACCGAGGCCGGCGCCATGGCCGAGTTCATCGCCGCCTCGACGTCGTACGCGACGCACGGCGAGACGATGATCCCGTTCTACATCTACTACTCGATGTTCGGCTGGCAGCGCACCGGCGACCAGATGTGGCAGCTCGGCGACCAGCTCGGCCGCGGCTTCCTGGTCGGCGCCACGGCCGGCCGCACCACGCTGACGGGCGAGGGCCTGCAGCACGCCGACGGCCACTCGCCGGTCATCGCGGCGACCAACCCGGCGGCGCTGACGTACGACCCGGCGTTCGCGTACGAGATCGGGGTCATCGTCAAGGAGGGTCTGCGCCGGATGTTCGGCGAGGCCGAGCCGGACGAGGACCAGAACGTCTTCTACTACCTGACGGTCTACAACGAGCCGCTGCCGCAGCCCGCCAAGCCGTCGGCGGCCGGCATCGACGAGGGCATCGTCAGGGGCCTGTACCGCTTCAACACGGCGGAGACGGCCGGGCTGACCCCCGCCGCCAACGCCCCGCGGATCCAGCTGCTCGGCTCCGGCACGGCGATCCACTGGGCGCTGAAGGCGCAGCGGATGCTCGCCGAGGAGTGGGGCGTGGCCGCCGACGTGTGGTCCGCCACCTCGTGGACCGAGCTGCGCCGGGACGCCATGGAGGCGGACGAGGCGCTGCTGCGCGGCGAGGAGCGGGTGCCGTTCGTCCGGCAGGCGCTGCAGGGCGCCGAGGGCCCGGTGCTGGCGGTCTCCGACTACATGCGCCAGGTCCCGGACCAGATCGCGCAGTGGGTCGAGCAGGACTACACGTCGCTGGGCGCCGACGGCTTCGGCCTGTCGGACACCCGTGAGGCGGCCCGCCGCCACTTCGGGGTCGACGCCGAGTCCATCGTGGTCGCGGCCCTGGCCCAGCTCGCCCGGCGCGGCGAGGTGCAGGCGACGGCCGTGAAGGAGGCGCGCGAGCGCTACGGCCTGTAAGGGCCGGCTGGTGCCCGGGAGGCCCCCGCCGCGGCGGGGGCCTCCTGCATGATGGGCCCCATGCGTGCTGCCCGGCTGATCAAGATGGTGCTGCTGCTGCAGTCCCGGCCCTCCATGACCGCCGCCGAACTGGCGAGGGAGCTGGAGGTGTCGGAGCGGACGGTCACCCGGGACGCGCAGGCGCTGTCGGAGGCCGGGGTGCCGGTGTACGCGGACCGGGGCCGCGCCGGGGGGTACCGGCTGGTCGGCGGGTACCGGACGCGGCTGACGGGCCTGGCGCGCAGCGAGGCGGAGGCGCTGTTCCTGTCCGGGGTGCCGGGGGCGCTGCGCGAGATGGGGCTGGAGGACGCGGCCTCGGCGGCCCGGCTGAAGGTGTCGGCGGCGCTGCTGCCGTCCCTGCGGGACGCGTCGCGGACGGCGGCGCAGCGGTTCCATCTGGACGCGCCGAACTGGTTCCGCGAGCCGCAGACGCCCGAGCTGCTGCCGGCCGTCGCGGACGCGGTGTGGGACGACCGGCGGATCACCGCGCGCTACCGGCGCGGCGACACCGGTGTGGAGCGGGAGCTGGAGCCGTACGGGCTCGTGCTCAAGGCGGGCGTCTGGTACCTGTGCGCCCGGGTGGCCGGGCAGGGGTCCTTCCGGGTGTACCGGATCGACCGGTTCACGGCGGTGGACCCGGTGACGGGGGCGGGCACGCGCGCGGAACGCTTCGAGCGCGACCCGGAGTTCGACCTGCCCGCGTTCTGGGCGGAGCGGGCGGAGCAGTTCGCTCGCTCGCTCCTGCGGGCGGAGGTGGTGGTGCGGCTGTCGCCCGAGGGGGTGCGCGCGCTGCCGTACGCCGTGGGCGCGGCGGCCGCGCGGGAGGCGCTGGCCGCGGCGGCCGGGGCCGCGGCGGACGACGAGGGGTGGGTGACGGTGACCCTGCCGGTGGAGTCCGAGGAGGTCGCCCGCACCCAGCTGACGGCGCTGGGCCCCGAGGTGGAGGTGCTCGCACCCGCCCCGCTGCGGGAGCGGTTCGCCGCCCAGGCCGAGCGGCTGGCCCTGCTCTACGGGCGGAAGTGATCCGCGTACTCCGGGGTGCGTCCCGGGGTCCCAGGGCCGATGCTTGACACGTGATGGACGAGACGGAGTTCTGGGAGCTGGTCGACTCCACCCGCGAGGAGGCCGAGGGCGACCCGGAGGAACAGGCCGACCTGCTCGTGGAGCGGCTCGCGCGACTGGACCCGGAGGCCGTCCTCGACTTCGCCCGGCACTTCGAATCCCGCTACCACCGCGCCTACCGATGGGACCTGTGGGGCGCCGCCTGGGTGCTCCTGGACGGCGCGAGCGACGACGCCTTCGACTTCTTCAGGTGCTGGCTGATCGGCCAGGGCCGCGAGGTCTACGAGGGCGCGCTGCACGACCCGGACGCGCTGGCCGATCTGCTGGACGACTTCGACGAGGAGATCGACGGCGACGGCGAGGAGCTCGGCTACGCGGCGGACGAGGCGTACGAGCAGCTCACCGGCACCGTGGCCCCCGACCTGGAACTCCCCGCGGCCCCGGCCGAACCCGAGGGCACGCCCGTCGACTTCGAGAACGACGCCCGGCTCGCCGAACGCTATCCCCGGCTCTGGGACCGGTTCCGGCCCTGAGCCCCGGGGAGCCGCTCACCGGGACCGCGCTCACCCGGAGACCCCCGCGGTCCGGTCGTCCTGCGCCGGCGCCTGCCCCTGCGTCCCCTCCCGTGCCTGCTCCTGCCGGCGGACGGCGTCCGTCCGGCGGCCCTGCAGCTGCGCCGCCGTCTCCCTGATCGCCGGCAGACGGGCTTGCAGGGCGGCGCCCGGACAGCTGGTCATGAAGCCGTCGTTGTGGCCCGCGAGGGCGGGCAGCGTCGCGGTGGCTCCGGCCGCGTACCGGCTGCCGCCGTTGCTGGAGACCAGCCGGACGTGGGAGCGCGGGTCGGTGCCGGACAGACCGAGCTTCCAGGCGGCCAGCTCGGCGATCGCGCGCTCCATCGCGGGCGGCACGGGCACCCCGGCGGTGAAGGTGCCGAGCGCGGCCACGCCGGTGGTGCGGTGGTTGAAGCCCAGGGTGTGGGCGCCGACGACGGGGCGGCTCGTGCCGCCGGCGCGGCCTTCGTAGATGGTGCCGCAGCGGTCGACGAGGAAGTTGTAGCCGATGTCGTCCCAGGCCCGGGCGGTGGTCTGGCCCTCGTAGAGGCTGCGGATGTGGGCGGGGGCCGCGGCGCAGTCGTAGTCGTTGGGCGAGTCGGTGTGGTGCACGAAGACGGCGACCACCTTGTCGTCGTAGCGCGGGGGCGGCTGCTCGCGGGCGGTGCCGCCCACCCAGATCGCTCTCGGCACGATGAACGGTCTGGGCGCCGTGTGGGCGTCCGTCCTGCGGACGGGGGCCGGCCCGGCGGCCGAGGACTCCGCGGCCCGTTCGACGCCGTAGGTGCACAGCACCAGGGCGACCGCCGCGGCGACGCCCGGCAGGCAGCCGAGCAGCACCTTGGCGGTTCCGGGCAGGTCCGTGCGGCCGGCCCCGCGACGTATTCGGGGAGCGTTGCGCAGCCGCGCTCCCCCGATCCTCCTGAGGGCACTCATGCCTTCACTGTGGGTCGGATCGGGCGGGCCCGCGACGTGGCCGTGCCAACCGGTGGACCCGTCCGCCCGGTCCGCGGCGGAACCATCGTCCGGGTCCTCGGCGTTCTTCCCGGTACACGCGCGTGCGGCCGCTTCCCGGTGGTCACCCGCGCGTGGCTGATCACCGGGCCCCTCCCCCACGTATGGGTGCCCGAGAGAAAGGCGGCGTGCGTGGACCTGCTCGACATCCTGCTGGTGCTGGTCGTCCTGGCCCACGCGGCGTCCGGTTACCGGCGCGGACTGCTGGCGGGCTGTGTGTCGCTGGCCGGTTTCGTGGGCGGTGCGGTCGTCGGCGTGTGGATCCTGCCCTGGGTGATGGACCCGATGACGCCGGGG includes:
- a CDS encoding peptidoglycan recognition protein, which codes for MLLGCLPGVAAAVALVLCTYGVERAAESSAAGPAPVRRTDAHTAPRPFIVPRAIWVGGTAREQPPPRYDDKVVAVFVHHTDSPNDYDCAAAPAHIRSLYEGQTTARAWDDIGYNFLVDRCGTIYEGRAGGTSRPVVGAHTLGFNHRTTGVAALGTFTAGVPVPPAMERAIAELAAWKLGLSGTDPRSHVRLVSSNGGSRYAAGATATLPALAGHNDGFMTSCPGAALQARLPAIRETAAQLQGRRTDAVRRQEQAREGTQGQAPAQDDRTAGVSG